In one Bryobacteraceae bacterium genomic region, the following are encoded:
- a CDS encoding CusA/CzcA family heavy metal efflux RND transporter, whose translation MFAKIIEWSIENKFLVLLATVFVIAAGIYSLQKTPLDAIPDLSDVQVIIYTEFPGQAPQIVEDQITYPLTTQMLAVPYAKVVRGYSFFGFSFVYIIFEDGTDMYWARSRVLEYLNYVSGRLPRGITPSLGPDATGVGWAFLYTLTSKQHDLSQLRSIQDWYLKYELTGVSGVAEVASIGGFVRQYQITVDPNKLRAYDIPISKIRMAVQRSNNDVGGRLLEISEKEFMIRGLGYIKSLDDLRKVALGVNSSGTPILLRDLATVEYGPDIRRGLAEWNGEGETVGGVVVVRYGANALQVIKDVKARLAQLKKGLPAGVEVNIAYDRSSLIERAVANLKEKLLEESIVVALVCILFLLHFRSSLVAIIMLPVAILMAFVVMQRQGLNANVMSLGGIAIAIGAMVDAAIVMIENAHQHLEEHAGKKPHWRIIADAATEVGPTLFYSLLVITVSFLPVFTLEAQEGRLFKPLAFTKTYSMAAAALLSVTLVPVLMGYMIRGKILPLMKNPVNRFLVWVYHPVLEFVLRFKWSMLLVAVFALGITLVPFSRLGSEFMPPLWEGDILYMPSMLPGVSITKAREFLQQTDRIIKTFPEVHHVFGKIGRAETATDPAPLSMVETTIMLKPESEWRPGMTPEKLTAEMNAAIQIPGVTNAWTMPIKTRIDMLSTGIKTPVGIKLSGPDLKVLEQVGKDVEAVVRDIPGTLSVYAERVMGGNYLDFKIDRDAIARYGLTIGDVQDVIQSAIGGMNLTTTVEGLERYPVNLRYSRELRDDLETLRAVLVPTPGGQHIPIGQLAELKFLVGPPSIKTENARPNAWIYVDLQGIDVGTYVENAQKVLAERVKIPPGYTVAWSGQYEYMQRAKERLTYVIPLTIVIISLILYLNTSSLTKTVIVLLSIPFSLVGAVWLLYLLHYNLSIAVWVGMIALAGVSAETGVVMLLYLDVAYEDWLKKGLLKTRNDLADAVYNGAVRRVRPITMTLTMIIAGLLPIMWSHGTGSDVMKRIAAPMVGGMVTAGIMGVAIYPVIYYLWRSRSLPKGEPFAGFHHLKETK comes from the coding sequence ATGTTCGCCAAAATTATCGAATGGTCCATCGAGAATAAGTTCCTGGTTCTGCTAGCGACGGTTTTTGTCATCGCGGCGGGGATCTACTCGCTCCAGAAGACCCCACTGGACGCCATTCCCGATCTTTCCGATGTACAGGTCATCATCTATACGGAATTCCCGGGTCAGGCGCCGCAGATTGTCGAAGACCAAATCACCTACCCGCTGACTACTCAAATGTTGGCGGTGCCCTATGCAAAGGTGGTGCGCGGCTACTCGTTTTTTGGCTTTTCATTCGTGTATATCATTTTCGAGGATGGAACCGACATGTACTGGGCGCGCAGCCGCGTGCTCGAATACCTGAACTATGTTTCCGGCCGTCTGCCTCGCGGTATTACGCCGAGCTTAGGTCCGGACGCGACTGGAGTTGGGTGGGCTTTCCTCTACACCCTTACCTCGAAACAACATGATCTGAGCCAGCTTCGGTCTATTCAGGATTGGTATTTGAAGTACGAGTTGACCGGGGTTTCAGGTGTAGCCGAAGTAGCTAGTATCGGCGGTTTTGTTCGGCAATATCAGATCACCGTGGACCCAAACAAGTTGCGCGCCTACGACATCCCGATCTCGAAAATTCGCATGGCCGTGCAACGAAGCAACAACGATGTCGGTGGCCGTTTGCTGGAGATCTCTGAAAAGGAATTCATGATCCGCGGGCTGGGCTATATCAAGTCTCTGGATGACTTGCGAAAGGTCGCACTCGGTGTCAACTCGAGTGGAACTCCCATTCTGCTACGCGACTTGGCAACGGTGGAATACGGCCCCGATATCCGGCGTGGCCTGGCCGAATGGAACGGCGAAGGGGAGACGGTCGGCGGCGTCGTAGTGGTCCGCTACGGGGCCAACGCTCTCCAAGTAATCAAGGACGTTAAAGCGAGGCTGGCCCAACTGAAGAAGGGCCTGCCTGCCGGCGTCGAGGTCAATATCGCCTACGATCGTTCCTCGTTGATCGAGCGCGCAGTGGCCAATCTGAAGGAGAAGTTGCTGGAGGAAAGTATTGTCGTCGCCCTTGTTTGCATTCTCTTCCTCTTGCACTTCCGCAGCTCCCTAGTGGCGATCATCATGCTCCCCGTGGCGATTCTTATGGCATTCGTGGTGATGCAACGGCAGGGCCTCAATGCGAACGTCATGTCGCTGGGCGGCATCGCCATTGCGATCGGAGCGATGGTGGACGCCGCCATCGTAATGATCGAAAATGCGCATCAACACCTCGAGGAACACGCGGGCAAGAAGCCGCATTGGAGGATTATTGCCGACGCCGCCACAGAGGTGGGGCCGACGCTGTTTTACTCGCTACTGGTGATCACGGTTTCCTTCCTGCCCGTCTTCACGCTCGAGGCGCAGGAGGGCCGCCTGTTCAAGCCGCTCGCGTTCACCAAGACGTATTCCATGGCCGCGGCCGCACTTTTGTCAGTTACCCTCGTTCCGGTGCTGATGGGTTACATGATTCGTGGGAAGATCCTTCCCCTGATGAAGAACCCCGTCAACCGCTTTCTGGTCTGGGTCTACCATCCTGTGCTGGAGTTCGTGCTGCGTTTTAAGTGGTCGATGCTGCTGGTCGCCGTCTTCGCCCTAGGGATCACCCTGGTTCCCTTCAGTCGCCTAGGATCGGAATTCATGCCCCCGCTTTGGGAAGGAGACATACTCTACATGCCCTCCATGTTGCCGGGTGTATCCATCACCAAGGCTCGTGAATTTCTTCAGCAGACCGACAGGATCATTAAGACCTTCCCGGAAGTGCATCATGTATTTGGCAAGATCGGACGCGCGGAAACCGCAACCGACCCCGCTCCGCTCTCAATGGTGGAGACCACAATCATGTTGAAGCCGGAAAGCGAATGGCGTCCGGGGATGACACCGGAAAAGCTGACCGCGGAAATGAATGCCGCTATCCAGATACCTGGTGTGACCAATGCCTGGACGATGCCCATCAAGACGCGCATCGATATGCTCTCCACTGGAATCAAGACCCCTGTTGGGATCAAATTGTCGGGACCCGATCTCAAGGTGCTCGAGCAGGTAGGCAAAGATGTAGAGGCCGTGGTTCGCGATATTCCTGGAACGTTGAGTGTATACGCCGAGCGTGTAATGGGCGGCAACTACCTGGACTTCAAGATTGACCGCGATGCCATCGCTCGGTACGGTTTGACGATCGGCGACGTCCAGGACGTTATCCAATCGGCTATCGGCGGGATGAATCTCACCACGACCGTGGAGGGACTGGAACGCTATCCCGTAAACTTGCGCTACAGCCGCGAGCTACGTGACGACCTGGAGACGCTACGCGCAGTGCTGGTGCCAACTCCAGGTGGGCAGCATATTCCGATCGGGCAGCTTGCCGAACTCAAGTTCCTCGTGGGGCCACCGTCCATCAAGACCGAAAACGCCCGGCCTAACGCCTGGATCTACGTCGACCTTCAGGGCATTGACGTGGGGACGTACGTGGAAAACGCGCAGAAAGTGCTTGCTGAACGGGTCAAGATCCCACCGGGATATACGGTCGCCTGGAGCGGCCAGTATGAATACATGCAACGCGCCAAAGAAAGACTGACGTACGTGATTCCACTGACGATCGTCATTATCTCTTTAATTCTTTACCTGAATACGAGTTCACTAACCAAAACAGTGATCGTGCTATTGTCGATTCCATTTTCACTGGTTGGCGCCGTGTGGCTTTTGTACCTGCTTCACTACAACCTGAGCATCGCCGTTTGGGTGGGGATGATCGCCTTGGCCGGTGTTAGCGCCGAGACCGGAGTCGTAATGCTGCTTTACCTCGATGTCGCCTACGAAGACTGGCTGAAAAAAGGGCTCCTGAAGACGCGCAATGACCTCGCGGATGCCGTCTACAACGGCGCCGTTCGCCGAGTCCGCCCCATTACGATGACGCTCACCATGATCATCGCGGGCCTCCTGCCCATCATGTGGAGCCACGGAACCGGCTCGGATGTGATGAAGCGCATTGCCGCCCCGATGGTTGGCGGAATGGTCACCGCAGGAATCATGGGAGTGGCCATTTATCCGGTCATCTACTATCTCTGGCGTAGCCGCAGCCTGCCCAAGGGCGAGCCGTTTGCCGGGTTCCATCACTTGAAGGAGACCAAATGA